The Cryptomeria japonica chromosome 2, Sugi_1.0, whole genome shotgun sequence region ttgaagaatattgAGGAGTTAATTGTGTACTAAAGGGACTCTATTAAGAATACACCTACCACTATCTAGGTTTTCCAATAAGAATTGGAAAAGAAAAAACTTAAAACTAAGTTGCAAAAATCTAGACTTCAACCTCACCATAGCTCTCACCCCTTAGGCCTAAAGAGGAAAATTCACTCACAAGACGCTCCCTACTTTGCTCCTCCTTCAACTATGATGGATGGTTCGAGTCTATCTTTGAAGGAGCTAACTTTCAAAGATAAGTTGGATTTCCTCATAAGGAGTGGCAAGACATTAAAGGCCTCAAACTATTAAATGACCTAGTAGTAGGTAATTTTAGTCCATGgctgatctttttctttgtttgtaatatatttgctTTCCTAGTCTCGCAACTTGTAAAATTCATTTCTCTTGTCTTAATGGTTTCTATGTAATGGGTTTGGGCTCTTTCCCACGCTTATCTATTGAAaacatttatattattaattaaataatttttatcccttaattaattaataatccttttcctttattattaataaaatgatttgtaattatgtaatcaattcatcattttcCATCTTCTATAattgaatatttttaatatttaattatttcatctttTCGTTCACTATAATtacttaataaatattttattatttgtttattttaactcaaataaatataataaatgttttatttatttcctcTATAAATTGCACCCCTTCATCCTCCCACCTCATCAATCCATGCACTAATTATAGGTCCTACCCTTTCTAAAAAATTATCGGAATCCATTGATCTTTCtaattaattttcatcactgattAAATGTTAAGTGATGCATATAAATAAGACCTTCAATCCATTTTTTTCTAGAGCATATCATGACCAATCtaccattatcattatcattatcaagcTCACACTATATCTATCAAGCATCAAGCCTTCATACTATCATGATTATATCAAAGTTATGCTACAAAATCTAAGATAAAATCTATATCGAGAATAAAAGAAAGTATCAAAGAAACAATGGAGAAACCTAAGGTCTTTGTTGTGGTATGATTGTTTATTATTTAATCTATTCATAGATCTTAGGCTTCATTGAGTGAGTATAAATGCGCATTGTTTCCATCTTAATTAGATTCATAATTTCATATGCTCACGAAAAGATATCTTGGTGCAAATAGAAAAATAAGTTTAAGCACATGAAATATTCGATGAAAAACAATTCATGGAACCTAGTCTTCTTAAATCTAAAAATATATTTTCCAAAATTTATATCTTTCCCATGTGTTACTGAATATTCAACAAAAGAAGAGATAAGATACATTTAAGTTTCTAATATTATGAAATTGCCTCTTTTTATATAACGTTACATAATTTGATTCATCCTTAATAAGGGGGGTGGGTAGGGCTAGTTGACCAAATTAATCCACATAAACATCTATAGTATCATAAATTAATTTAGAATTCTATTAGGATTATGTCCTTAATCTTGTTTATGAGATGGAAATGCATCATGTAGGGCTGAAAAGTAATGATTCGTTGAATAATAATAGTTCAAGATAGAATTGTCTCGCACCCTTGTTACAATGATAAAAGGAATCCTTACAATATTTAAATGGAATAGTCAATCTCATCAACCATAATAGGTGGTTTCTTGTACATCATTTTCAATTATGTTGAAACTAAAGTTTAATCAATCGCTATGATCTTAGATAAATTCCATTTAAGATTTTCAAGGATTATTTCTATTGAGAATTAGTTTGGAAAGTCTTCTAAAATGAcacaatatatattaaattatttaaaaaatataatattctaaATTACTATGaagtaaaatataatattataatatgatagtttattatatgatatattattggAAAATATATTAAAAGTCATTTAATCTAAATATTATACATTCTAGATGTTATATTTTGTATAACAacgttataatataatatataatgtaaagcACATAATATATACTATAATCAAATATAATCTAAAACATTAGAAAATTATACTATTTCTTAAATTCATAATATTCTTCAAATGATCTATTATTATATAAACtaatataatatagtattatattctaatttataatattaGTTTACAAATGTAATGtcattttaatattaataatatatttttttaataataattcttctgtagaaaaaaatcaccaaaaaaatcaccaatacTATGTTATAAAGACAAGTATTCAACTAGTGATTGTAGATTTTTGCACCCCCTACACAATAGAGCCGATGAGCTATGATACCATGTAGAGTTTTGCCATCCCACCAAAAGCACGTACTAGAGCTGGAGAGGGATCTCATCGTTGATATAATCACTACGCCAACAGTAATAAACTAAGTTTTTCATATAAtcctaaataaaaatattttttaaatttaatatcatACAAATTTATCAGTAATAAACTAAGTTTTTTATATAAtcctaaataaaaatatttttttgatttaataTCATACAAATTTATCAGATTTCTCCGCTTGCTACCCAAGCTATAAAAACAAAATGCTTTTGGACGATAGACAGATTAGTTGCGTGCAAATCAAATAACATGATATTATACGTGGGATGAGACCAAGACAGGAAGCGTGCAAATATTTCTCTTCCATTACATGACAGCATTATCGAATTCAAAGCATTTTATGTATTGGCACTAAAAAATCTGCAGGATGTTTCCCAGGTTCTGATTCGGGGTTTTGTACTTCTTGGTCTGAGATTAATGTTAAAAGGCTGACTTTCAACAAAACGAGCTAAGATTGTGAGTGTGGGGTGAAAAATGGAGGAGGAGATAAATAGAATGTGTCTGCAAGAGTTGAGGGCTGTGAAGGTATTGGGAGAAGGGGCCAGTGGAACTGTTTTCCTGGTTCTAAAATGCAAGGATGACAGACCCTTTGCACTCAAAGTTATGAGGAAATGTGCAAGTGAAAGTGAGGAGGAGGGTCATGAATTGATGAAGAAGATACAGACTGAGTTAGACATTATTTCATCGTTGAATCACCCATTTCTTTTCTCCTTACAGGGAATTGTGGAGACAGACAGAATTACTGGTTTTCTAGGCGAATATTGCCCAGGTGGGAATCTTCGATCTCTCAGCCAAAAACAGCATGACAAGACCTTTTCGGAGTCTGTAATCAGGTAAGAATACCCAATTGCTGTTTTGTTAGTTTTGGGgtgaatgaaaatgaatttcagtGATCTGATGCTATTAATGCTTTGTTATGTAGGTTTTATGCAGCAGAGATTGTGATTGCGGTTGAGCAACTACACAGCCAGGGAATAGTCCACAGAGATCTGAAGCCTGAAAACATTCTCATACAAGCCAGTGGGCACATAATGCTTATAGATTTCGATCTATCCACCAGGATTTTACCCAAGCATATGAATACACAAAAGTTGCAGAGATCCAAGCTCACAGACCTTACTTCAATACTATGCTGCTGCTTTAAAGCATCCCATTCAAGCGAGAAAACTGTTACAGGTTCTCATTCAACACCCAAAAAGCACAATCTTGCACAAGTTAATCCCAGATTGAGATCCAAATCCCTGGTGGGCACAGAAGAATATGTGGCTCCAGAGATGTTGCAGCGCACTGGTCATGAATTTGCAGTGGATTGGTGGGCTCTGGGGATTCTACTCTATGAGTTGCTCTATGGCAAAACACCCTTCAAGGGTGCTACAAGGAAGGACACTTACTACAATATTATAAACAACCGTCCCCAATTCACAGAGACATGGACTCCTCTCAAGGATCTCATAATGAGGTTACTCCAGAAGGAGCCTTCTGAAAGATTGGGCTCCCAAAATGGAGCTCAAGACATAAAACAACACTCCTTTTTCAAGTCCCTCAACTGGAACACCATACATTGTGTTTCCAGACCACCATTTTTGCCTCTCTCCCGTCATTCTCTAGATGAGCACTTGATCAACACTGTTAGCACTTCAATTGACATCGAAGAGTCGGTCGAGATGAAAAGTTCAGGAAAAAGCAATAACACCAGCACTGGTTTCTCCAATCTCATGGAGAAGAAGGGACACAATTGGGTTGAGGAGTTGTCCAAACAAGAAGAGATTCTTGATTTTAGTGTGTTTTAGTTGCAACACCTTTAGAAGGGGATGTAGTTTTTGCAACTCAAACATATATCTTAGCAAGGTTTTTTATGGTTTTAAATAGTTATTCATTTCTTATatatattaaagtttttttttatagAAGTATTAATGTTTAGAGCAGCTTTTATAatgataaattttaaatttaagactTTGTAATTGTTTAAATTTTCATTCTATTTAAATGGTATTAATATATGGAAAATTCTTGTTTCATTGAAAGTTGAATAACATCCAGTTTGAGTACAAGACAAAACTTACTAATCATTTAGATAAAAGATATATAATACaacatttttattataatttttatatatgtTTGATTTAAAATATTGATAAACAAATATTTATTGACATAATATGTTGAAttgtatatttaaaaaatatattaatttataatagtttaaaatataaaaataaataacaaaaaattaTTAAGGGGAGATTTTGTGGTGTGAAGATGGGAACTTTTGTCTATAGAGCTTATAGCCTAGGTTCATACCTCATGGGGTTGCTCTTTACtacaataaaaattgaaaatttgattcaTAACTTCAATCAAAAGTACCTTTAATACATCAACAATTGAGAACATCAATTTATATCTCTAGTCAAGAGTTTACACCAAAGTTTTAAATTTATATCTCTAGTCAAAAAGAGTTTACACCAAAGGGAGATCATGTGGTGTGATTGATGGTGGGGATTTCTACCTATAGATCCATCAACCTAGGTTCAAAACTCACAAAGTTTCCCTCTACCTCATCAATAATTGAGAGCTCTAGTTCATATCTCTAATCAAAAATCTTTTACTGTAATCGAGTTGCCAATCCATTGTGTTCACTAGTTTGAATCTCCAAAAATGTAAAAGAATAAAAACATAATTTATGTAAATATCCTCTAATAACCAATTATACCACAATGGATAAAACAAAATTACCTAGGGTAATAAGTAAGAACTACTAAATAAAATTGTTATAActagtaaataaatatttaattatagcATTGATTATCTATGAACGATCACCATGCCAACTATAACTATAAACATAAACATTAGATAACAATTCCCCCATCTTTACCCCAAAGCCTAATTAACACCATTTGACATCACCATGCAAACTTGACATAAAATGCCTTAAAACTACAATATGCcatttaaattgaaaacaaaacatgaACACCTAAAATAGGGTAAAGAATAACATTAAACCACTAAACATATTAAATTCCATGTACCAAGCCTATTAAAATAATAGAAATTGATAATAATCTACccaacacaaaataaaaataagCCTATCACCATAATTACCTAGGGGTGGCATCCTACATCACTTAATACAAAACCCATACACCCTATTCTTTGGCATAGGAACACTTATATCAAGGCCATATGCTCTTATCACTAGCACTACACATTGCAACTTAAAATAATCAATCACTAATGTCATGTGCATTGCCCTTGTCAACAATAAATTTCCCAGCTAGGGAATAGTAACTCTATTTCTGAAATTCAATATTCACCTTGAAATGTGATAACAATATGTCATATTTCAATTCAAAGGTATTTTCAAAATTCTTGTAATGTGTTATTATCAACTCCTAATGCATTCACTTCTTCCTCCAACTATAAAATGGGTCCTTCAAGCTCTAATCCAAGGATAGATGCTTGTTTTTCCCAACTAGATAACCTTAAATAACTATAGAAAAGGTAACCTTCCACCGCTTCCTCCTTTTTAACCATAAccaataaattcaatattttcatCCACTACTTTTTTAAACATGAACTTTTAATCTTCTAGAATCACTATATGGGAATGAAAGATTTTTATATGTTCCAAACCCTTCTTGCCTAAGATAGTCTTTACTAGTTGTATAATAGCCTCCATCACATTGAAAAAAATATCTACAAGAAATGATCTAAAACCATTCCCTTCTTGAGAAAATCCCTTGATTACTTCCCCTTATCCATATgataaaaaataatacaatattttGCAAAGCCAACACCTATCACCTAATCCACACACAAAGCACCAAAAAATAGACCAAATAAAAGCCCAAAAAATATCATATACAAATAGAACACCTCCCACATTTAATAATAATCAAATCACATTGCATGTCCTCCATATAAATACATGTGACATTCATGTATCCATATTATACCACCTTAAACTTTGCAACTTCTTAACTAATAATTAATCTCTATCACTATATATTCCTAATACACACAATCATCTTCTATTAAGGAGACTAAATTATCCTAATCAATAACATATTTACTCTCTATTTAAGAATATTTTTTAAGTACCCCTTGGTTAGATAATAATTTTTCCACATAATAAGTACTTGGATTGACCCCTTAGTCATCTTTACCTTCGCCAAACCCTGATCCTGCCTCTCCTACCTCACCTAAACATGAGCCTTACTTTTCCCAACCTAGCCAAAAGATTAAGTGCTTTCCACCTTCCCCACCATCAAGTCTTAAGGTCCTCTTTCTTTGAAATTTAAATGATGTGGTTGATAATGCTTGTGATGCCGCTATTGCCACTACTACACCACCTATTGTGCTTTTTTCAATGATTATTTAAAATGTATGGATGAAAAAATAGAGAACAATTCAGAATTTTTCATCTTTTTAATGAAATTAATGAATTTAGCATATGGGTGATTTTGTGATGATCCTTCTTTAGTGAGTGTCTCATCACGCATGGAACCAAGTATTCCTCCCTATAATACACTTGGCATAGTCCCTCTAGCATCTTGTTAATCTTCCCTTTATAATGAGCAAGATTGGGATTTAGATAATTTTTTATGGACCAACTTGAAAGTGTGGTAccctttgtctttttgtttttgctTGTGCATATTTTTATTTCCCATAATATATTTCTTAGTGTGTATTTTATCTTGTTAATTATCTTTAGATGACCCTTGATGCTCCATTGGTACAAGGATACAAAGAATATATCTATTGTGATATTCCTCTATGTGTACCTTCATTCTTTTTTATAAATGttctttttttaatctttttgggatgatgcaaagcatggaTACATCTGGGTATCTTCCATGTTTacccaaaattttaaatttttattcaaTTGTTCTTCCTACTTTGTACAAGGTTAGCTCCCATTGTATATAGGGAATGAGGTCAATTCAAAACATTCATGTCAATATACATTCTTTATTAAAAATCCATATTGACCatctttgaatcccttatgtgctattATATGATTTCTCTTGATTGTATGTGGCATCACCTTGATTTTCCTATTTTGAGGGCAACTTGTTGTGGTGATGTTCATGTCTTTGCATGTACTATTCTTTCTACCTTAAAGTCAATCACTCCTAATTGGTGATAGTAATTACTTTAAGGTGGGACCGTACATTCACTATGTTTCACGTTGTGCACACACCATGAAGTTGGATGTGCTCTTGCTACAccttttttattatctttttagcACTTTATCAAAGTTACCTAGCACACAACATGTTTTTACTTGGCCAGTAATTTTTGATATTGTTAACATAAAAATCACCTAGTATAAGTTGAACGTTACTTGTTTGTGTTGTTTTAGTTTTTTACTAATGAACCTCACCTAGAAAACAATGAATTTTTCTAGCCTGATATGTGTTCACTTATCAAAGAGCCGGCTCTAGAAAATAGAAGATTTTGGTAACCTATGATTGAGGGATGTATTTTTATGGATGTGGCTCCTAGTTAGGATCTACAAATCTTACTAGTCTAAGATTTTATATCTTCTATGTTTGTGGATATGGATCCTAGTCAATATCTATAGATGATGCTAGTTTGATATGTTATACCTTGTATGTTGATGTTTGTCATGTATGCTTGGTGTTTTCTATGGGTATGCCTAGTATTTTTTCATGTATGATCCTTGTGGTGGATTTTTATGTTAATAACcattttgtatttcattttatCCACATACATGTTTCTTCTTGTCATGTGTCGTATGTGTGTTTATTTCCATCCAAATGTTATGGATTGATAAAATCTTGTCTCCAAGGTCTATTGCATCTCTTGACTtggatttgtcatttattttcaaTGTTTTGATGGAAAGACTTTGGCTTATCCATACTTCGCCATGTGTATGAGCGTAAGCTTATACCTCTACTAAAGTGAGAGCTAAAAGTAGCATCATTAATTGTTCGAGCACTTATAATTTCATTTTAGTTTTAGCATCCATTTTGGTGGTTCATTTGATTTTGTGTGAATGTGCATGTGTCAAGTCTAGATTGATAATCCTatttattgttggccatttggaggaattgattatgtgttgcattgatgttttgtcattgatgtcaacactagctattttggatgctttaccggcacccttccggtcccggtaggttgagtggtttctggttggtttggatctggaatgatctggtatgctccgatatgatttagttatggaattggcttactcatgttcatattcagtcagttggttttggtctggtgattggatgctatcttgtttgcttggaagcttggtttgtggttctagcgagggtttgaccgacaaagctttgatgaagatctttgatgatatgcataagtggtgttggtgtggcttctagtaaggATTTAGGATGcttatggtgatcatgttcgatacttggcggattgggatcattgctttagcgtgtggacttatattgggtcctggttgatctaggttatggaccagcttaatggtgtagacatataaaaattttcattaatttgtcctcatttaatttcaaatttctccgaacatcgggcgagtccttattattgcattattatttctccataattcactattcacaatttccatcttttattatattattattaatatattaccatttatccattaaatttattaaataaaatattatatcatgcatacaccttcatacattcacattatacacatttctctatttatttaataaaacccttaaatatcccctcctaccacttaccatttcccacttaccatttcccatttaccactcatcttgtattatcccacattcatcccacaacatgaactcgcccggagaaattctatttaaacaagcccctctctcttatttgggcatctcatctttatgcgtcgaacttatgtcagtttgcattccATTATCTTGACATCTTTTCCGCTttatttgcattctcaaatctccatttcctcatagctttttgcataagtgcttctgagagcaaatatatcaaatgtgaaatcttgaggaataggagtgcaatggagtgaatttttgttgcatgtatgtgtgttttagcttagatatttgcatttgcatgtgtgtgttttgcaggtacttcattgttggatgttggaagattgaatcttatattcaatccatttcctccatctacaattccTGGTGGGACAACCCTTGTCCTTGCATAAAGTTGATTTTTGTTTGGTAGAAGATAATTCTTTAAGATTGTAGGCAAACACTCATTTGGTGCTTAAATGGTACATTCAAATGATTTGGTCATACATGATATCATTATTTGTTTGGTGTTTGTCTGCACTTGATTGAAGGTTGAAGGTTGTTTTTCTAAGTCTATTTTGTGCATTTCCTGCAGATATTACATTCCATGTTTGGCATCTAGTTTTTCATTCTATTTAATAGAATATGGATTGTGTTTTCAGCTAAGCAATGACATTTTGGTttgtcatttggtcaaacaatTCATTTCCAAgagcatttgtttgaaagtttctataTAGCTCATCTTGACTGCAAAATTGCTCATGTATTTGCTGAAATAGTTCGCACCCATTGTATTCTGCATATATTAAACATTTATTTAGCATGGATGCCAAATGATTTCTGCATATATATTAAGCACGCCACGTCTATGCCCCCATGTTTGGTAGCTAGTATTATATGTTTTTATCAAGCAGTTTGTATGCCTTGCATTGTGCTTTCGCGTCTTGCATGCAGAGAGGCTTCTAACAAAGGTCATGGGATTTGGCTAATGTTTTGTTTGTGAGCTGTTTAATGTGCCGCATAGCCTGCAAAGGACATACCAAACAATTTCAGATAAGCTTCTACATCTTACATCACAGGCTTGTATCTGCTTGGAAGTTTTTATTGTTTTATCATCAAATCCATTTTGTTCATATCATATATACATTCCTCCCTGCGCACTCTCTCCACACAGTCAACCACGCCTTGTTTAGGCTTATCGATTTGCATGACTACATACTGAAACAATTCCAAAGCACAACATACTTTTCAGGCATTTTTAAGAAAAACAACTTCATAACTTGCATGCATGTCTGCCATAACATTTTAAAAAACAGCTCACACGTTTCACCCTGCTACGTTAGGGAACTTGAAAAGCGGTCATTTAATTTGGTTTTGTAACGCCCCATCTGTATTTTCCTTAAGGTTCCTAATAAAAACTTTTTGGTGATTTCATTGAGTGCATATCCTGCAACTTATCCTGCAACGTGAGCTGTTCCATAGCCCATGTGGGCCCATTTCACACCCCACGTGAGCTATGTGggaataagtttttttttaaaatacttaaagtTACATTAAAAGAGCTCTTAGATTAGCTTCTTTAGTTTTTTTAGTATGGTTAGATTTAGTTTAGCTTAAATTTGATTTTAGATTTCAAATTGTTTTTTAATCTAGATTTAGATTTTCTTTTAATCAAATTTAActtttgggtatttaattaaactagattactttttaagttagtttaaattaaaattagatttagtctttttctaatttcttagattagttttattttttatttttgttttttgttaatTAGATTTACTTTTTAATCTCTtagttagtttttattttttacatttttttaatttttattagattagtttatttttattttttatttttttatattttgttaattagtttagattttaatttgTTAGTCAGATTAGATTTTAATTTTGTTAAgtagattaattttttattttttatttttattaattagacTAATGTTTAGTTTGGTATTAGTTTGTTTTGATTTCTTTTGTGAACTAATCTTTGTTGCTTTGTGTGTTTATGTAGGTTCCCACTTGTGGCATCCAATCTCGTGTGTCAAAGATAATCTCCtgaaactactaatgtcatttTGATGCAGGACGCATGTCGAAGAAGTGGTGATTTGAAACCGATTGTCtgatttttagattagatcacatttcgaattggtgctttaaaattaaccagtgtctttcgtgttttgagcattaggctcttttgtgtttaccttttagagggcctgcctcccaagaagcccttaaggctcggtgagagggaatgacccaagtggtaacgggctaaagccaagctcttccgaaccgctataaataaatgtgtttgtaacgaaagttgcaagcaacgagtgctgattagttcataccgacggcatgtctccccataaaccctatagagcgcaacctctataggttgggagccttCCTTAACGGAGTGTACaccgccgcatgtatggccactcgaacggatacccttactagacaccatttgtgttagaagccaaaaaccttctagttgttgacgcaggaggtcggacctctgaagcggctcacattcttacagttcttagtagag contains the following coding sequences:
- the LOC131078706 gene encoding serine/threonine-protein kinase OXI1-like, yielding MEEEINRMCLQELRAVKVLGEGASGTVFLVLKCKDDRPFALKVMRKCASESEEEGHELMKKIQTELDIISSLNHPFLFSLQGIVETDRITGFLGEYCPGGNLRSLSQKQHDKTFSESVIRFYAAEIVIAVEQLHSQGIVHRDLKPENILIQASGHIMLIDFDLSTRILPKHMNTQKLQRSKLTDLTSILCCCFKASHSSEKTVTGSHSTPKKHNLAQVNPRLRSKSLVGTEEYVAPEMLQRTGHEFAVDWWALGILLYELLYGKTPFKGATRKDTYYNIINNRPQFTETWTPLKDLIMRLLQKEPSERLGSQNGAQDIKQHSFFKSLNWNTIHCVSRPPFLPLSRHSLDEHLINTVSTSIDIEESVEMKSSGKSNNTSTGFSNLMEKKGHNWVEELSKQEEILDFSVF